CTGTTGCAAACCTTGAAACACAAGCTTAAGAAGAGGACTTGAGAGTCCGAAGCACCAAGAAAGTCAAAGACAAAGGAGTGGAGAAGTCAATTGGAGACAAGAATAGTACAAAAGTGGTGGTTCTTAACACCATAGCTTTTGTTTCTTACAAGAATAAGGTGATGTGAGAATCATCTGACACGATGAATAACAAACACCATAGCTATTGTTGTTCcatttgttttatgtgtttttagtCTTATTTTttctcatcttttttctttcaaaagaggATAAATTTATGAGACATCTTAAAGTTTTACATGCATTAATTGTTGGATGTATAGGGAGCTTAAGTCCTTTTGTGTGTTTCTCAATGAAGAATAAAAATATCCAAAAATCTCAAATTTGTCAAACATAAAAAAGGGGAGTATGAAATTGCTCTCTCGGTAACAATGTAATTTCATCTGTATTTTGATGCTATGTCGTATTTTAGATATTttcaatttataattttataataattttgattttatcatTTTATCTTAATTTCATATTACTGTTTATCGAAGTTGATGTACCTCATTGTTATCCTTAGCTCTCACTTAGATTAAAATCATTCAATGTTTCTTTTAAATTGAGCAAAATGATAAAAAGTTAACAATgtatgacttgaatcacaagttagaataCTTAAAATAAGATGTTTTCTAAACTTGATTAGAATCACAGATTTGTCTGATTCAAATCAAGAGTAAAAATGAAATTTGGCATTGGAGACTTGTTTCGAATCAAAGTTGTTTCCTTAATCGAATCAAAGACACCTTGACTTGAATTATATTTAtggttgatttgaatcatgtttggacaaaaaattataaattatttatggcTGTATGACTGGAATCATGTGTTTTCTTGATTCATATctcatgattcaaatcatgacCCGAATCAAACATGTCAAATTCATATTTTATCCTCTTGATTCAAGTCACTCTtttatttgattcaaatcataatTTTAGGATTTGACTCGAATCGAATTGCTAATTTTCAACTATTTTGTGCCTTTTTTTCTAGCACATATACAAATCATTTTCTTTCCCTCTCTCTAAAAAAATCAATTCATATTTTTCATAATCCTTAAAAAGCAAGAATTATTATAAAACCAACTAAAACTATATAGGGATCAAAAGAtaggaagagaagagaacaagCAATATTGTATTGTATTCTTTTCAAGGGTGAACTTTACATTGTAACAtgagtcttatttataggacCCAAGGGATGTAGAAAATTAAGTACATTaaagtggaataggaagatgaagaataagaagagggatggacatccactagtataaatgtttataacactgccccttggatgtccattgaggatatgcctcgttaaaaccttactagaaaaaacccagtgggaaaaaaatctagtgaaggaaaaagagtacaatatcctttcatttctccccctcagttgaacagtcatttcttcgatgaagaccaatcttgtgtactagttgattaaaaattctgccagggagtgactttgtgaaaaggTCTGCAAGGTTATCACATGAACAAATTTGTTGGATGCTTATATCACCATTCTTTTGGAGATCATGAGTAAAGAAGAACTTTGGGGAAATGTGTTTTGTCCGGTCTCCTTTAATGTAACCATCCTTCAATTGAGCGATGCATGcggtattatcttcatatatgatcgttgtatttaatttttcaaaagataaaccacAAGTATTCTGGACGTGCTGAACTAAGGATCTCAACCAAACACATTCTCGACTTGCCTCATGTAATGCTAAAAGTtctgcatgattagatgatgttgcTGCTATGGTTTGTTTCACCGATCTCCATGAAATAGCTGTACctccacatgtaaacaaataaccagtttgtgatctaccattatgaggatctgacaagtaacTTGCATCTGCATAACCTGTTAATTCGAATTGGGatactttttttataaaacaaacccatgtctattgtacctctaaggtaacgaagtatatgtttgactctgttccaatgtcttcgtgtaggtgaagaactgtatcttgctaatagatttacagcaaatgatatatcaggacgtgtataattagcaaggtacattagtgctccaattgcactgagatatggtacttcaggaccaagcaattcttcatccttttctcgaggtctgaaaggatctttctccacatctaatgatctaacaaccattggagtagacaacgaatgacttttgtccatatagaagcgttttaacactttttctatatagccttcttgatgtacaaatattcctttgtccaaatgttcaatttgcaaacctagacataattttgtctttcctaggtccttcatctcaaactctttctttaaacaaCTCATAGCTTTTgggagctcttcaggagttccaataatatttatgtcatccacatagacagctATTATTGCGAATTCCTTTCctgatctttttataaaaatacaaggacaaatggagttatttgtatatccttctctaagcaaatattcactgaggcgattataccacattcGTCCAGACTGTTTCAGCCCATAAAGAGACTTTTTCAATCTTATGGAGTAGCGTTCTCGAGATTCGGAGTTGTGTGCATCTGGtacattgaacccttcagggagtttcatgtaaatttcactatcaagtgaaccatacagataagctgttacaacatccatcatgtgcaaattaagcccttcatgtgctacTAGGCTTATTAGATATCGAAAAGTGCTTGCATCcattacaggtgaatatgtttcatcaaaatcaattccaggtcttTGGGAAAATCCTTGAGCGACAAGTCGAGCTTTGTATCTCACAATTTCACCTTTTTCATTTCGTTTTCGTACGAAAACCCATCTGTATCCAACTGGCTTCACACCttcaggtgttcggactacaggtccaaaaactTGTCTTTTGTAGAGTGAGTTTAATTCTGCTTCAATTGCATCCTTCCATTTTGGCCAGTCCTCACTTTGTCTACAAATTTTGATAGACGTTGGTTCCTCATCCTCATTGCCATTTATCTCATTCAGCGCTATATTGTATgcaaaaacatcatcaatgtcgacttcgtttcggttccattgtattccattttggacataatttatcgagatctctttattttcatgagtTTCAGGTACCTGATCAATCTCTTCTAGAGATGAAATGTCTATTATGTCTGACGATTCTTTTAGATTTCCTATATCCTCACTTGGGCCATCTTTATTCTTAGCTCCCTTTCTTGTTCgaggatttttatctttggaaccGATTGgtctaccacgcttcaggcgtggTTGAGACTCATTAGATTGTCCAACAGGGATATCAATTTTTATTGGAGCATTTGCAGATGGTATATATGATTTAGTCACACCTTTTGGATCAGTGAACGCATTTGGCAATTGATTTGCAAAGTTTTGCAGGTGAAATATCTTTTGAACTTCTAGTTCACATTGTTTTGTTCGAGAATCAAGATGAGATAATGATAATTCATTCCAACTGATATCTTTTTCCAGCTTCTTATTATCTCCCCCTAATGCTGGAAAatttgattcatcaaaatgacaATCAGCAAAACGAGCAGTGAATAAATCTCCTGTTGTTGGTTCAAGGTACTTTATAATAGACGGAGATTCATATCCAACATATATTCCCATCCTCCTTTGAGGACCCATCTTATTGCGATGTGGTAGAGAAATTGGAACATACACTGCACATCCAAAAATTCTTAGATGGGAAATATTAGGTTCTTTACCAAGAACTAATTGTAAAGGGGAAGAGGTGTGGTAACTCGTTGGCCTGATGCGAATTAATGTTGCAGCATGCAAAATTGcatgtccccaagcagaaactggGAGCTTGCATCTCATAATCAGTGGTCTTGCAATTAATTTTATTCGTTTAATAAATGATTCTGCAAGTCCATTTTGTGTATGAACATGTGCTACTGGATGTTCAATGTCAATCCCAATAGACATACAATACTCATTAAATGCTTGAGATGAAAATTCTGCAGCATTATCAAGACGAATTTTCTTGACAGGATAATCGGGGAAATGAGCTCTTATTCGAATCAGTTGAGCTAGCAATCTCGCAAACGCCTGGTTACGAGTTGACAACAAACAAACATGTGACCATCTAGTTGATGCAtcaattaaaaccataaaatatctaaatggTCCACATGATGGGTGTATTGGCCCACAAATATCACCATGTATACGCTCTAAAAAACTAATAGATTCATTTCCAATTTTTGTTGGTGATGGCCGAATTATCAACTTCCCCTGTGAGCAAGAGCTGCATGAGAACTTATTTGATTGAATAATTTCCATACTCATTAATTGATGACCGcatgaattttcaattatttttcgcaTCATTATATAACCGGGATGGCCCAACCGGCCATGCCAAATTAGAAATTTATCATTATTTATAAACTTCTGGTTTACAGTTGCATGTGCTTcagttgtactaatataagtgtagtacaggcCAGAGGATAAAGCCGATAGCTTTTCCATTACACATTTTGTGTCTGAATTGTGTTTTGTAATACACAAATGTTCAATCCCTCCATCATCTCCTGTTTCAATATGGTATCCATTTAGGCGGATATCTttgaaacttaataaatttctatgGGACTTGGGGGAATATAATGCATTATCAATGTGCAATATTGTTCCACCACGTAACAACATATGGGCTCTTCCAGAGCCTTCAATTATTTTTGAGGTGCCAGAAATAGTACTAACATCAGTTTTTCGATTCACTAAATTAGAGAAATATCTTTTATGCTTGAGAATTGTGTGGGTTGTTGCACTGTCAGCAAGGCACATATCTTCATTACTGGAGCTAGCGTCCATATTCATTCTAagaacaataataatttttttttaacaataagttataagcgcacattaaaaacacaaattattattaaatagtaaattatgtaaacaaacaagtagaaaacacactttattattattagaaaataaaattcaaaacatccataaaacataaaaagaaaatttccACAAATTTTATTTCTTGACGCTTCCATCTCcaataaggtgatcaatttttccATCTGGATCAGCAAAGAAGTCACCAATACCTAAATGGGTAACATCCATATTACCATAATCtggatcatcatcttcattagcaAAGTGAGTCTcgatcttttcctttttatttttcagtGATTTTTGATAAAGATCAACAAGGTGTTTTGGAGTACGACAAGTGCGACTCCAATGACCTTTTCCTCCACAACGATAGCaaatattttcatttgttttgctACTCTgaccctctttttcattcttttcaacaTTTTTCCACTTCGGGTGGAAATATGTGTTTTTATGATTCCCATTGCGACCACGATCAAAACCAAGACCATGAGCATAATTACGACCACGACCACGTCCACGTGCGTATGCACGACCGCGACCACGATTTTTCCTATAGTGGTCGTGCCTTGCCACATTCACTTCTGGGAATGGAGTTGTACCAGTGGGACGGGCCTCGTGATTTTTCATCAATAGTTCATTATTTTGCTCAGCCACAAGAAGACAAGATATTAGGTCAGAATATTTAATAAACCCCTTTTCTCGATACTGCTGCTGCAGGAGCACATTGGATGCATGAAAAGTGGAAAATGTTTTTTCTAGCATATCTTCATCAGTTACTTTTTCTCCACATAATAATAACTTAGAAGTTATTCTAAACATTGCAGAATTATAATCACTTACACTTTTAAAATCCTGCAAACGTAAATGCATCCATTCATATCGAGCTTTTGGTAGGATAACCGTTTTTTGATGATCATATCTATCTTTCAAATTTTTCCACAAGACATGTGGGTCAGTTACGGTAAGATACCCATTTTTAAGATCCTCATGAAGGTGACGACGAAGGAATATCATGGCTTTTgccttttgttgatcagatgattTATTTCCTTCTCTAATAGTGTCACCGTGACCTTCTGCGCTTAAATGAATTTGGGCGTCTAGGGCCCATGTCAAATAGTTCTTTCCCGAAATATCAAGAGCCCCAAAATCCAATTTTGTAAGATTTGACATACTTAGTAGttctatcataaaaaataaaagaaataaaatattataatgagatAATTATCATAaaggaaatattaaatattaatatttaaaataatacttttgtaaattttaatatttagaaataaCACAATAGTAAACTAGATTGTCACATTAGTCTTAAAATTatctgttttttttataaaaaaaatcaatttagtgaCAAAATACATCTTAcatatacaataaaataaaataaaataaataaagcattaTGAGTTCTTCATGAACTATACAGTGTTATTtcgctatccttcagggatgcctTGCTTTTGTTACAAACAATGATCTAAAAAttataaccatccttctgggatgcgttaaaattaaaaccatccttctgggatgcaaAAAGTTATTTCTTCTTTCTCTAATTCAATTCCAccgaataaacaaaaataattcttTCATGCTTTAAGCCAAATCCACCTTTTAATCCTTTGacacaattaaatttatttgtgcACTATCCATCAAATTTGGGATCATTGTAAAGCCACATGTATTATCCACAACCTCAACAACATCAACCCATCTTACTTAAAGTTGAGTTGCTACctgagattttttttattttttatataatattcttAAACATACATCAATTCTATGACgaataaaattacaataaaattacataatcttaaccataaaattacaataaaatcattgaacaataaaattacaaaattttaaatgtcctaatatgattatatttactgaatatcataaataaataaaaacaatgatcTCCTCCAAATCATACCTGAGAGCGTCGTGCTGATAACGTATTATAAAACCAACTAAAACTATATAGGGATCAAAAGAtaggaagagaagagaacaagCAATATTGTATTGTATTCTTTTCAAGGGTGAACTTTACATTGTAACAtgagtcttatttataggacCCAAGGGATGTAGAAAATTAAGTACATTaaagtggaataggaagatgaagaataagaagagggatggacatccactagtaTAAATGTTTATAACAAGAATGTTATTTCATTAAAAAACACTTTGTCTCTCAGTTCAaacttaaagaattttttttaagtgtTGATTTTGTGTTTTCTGATTAAGTGTTGTATGCGACTCATTTGAATATCTTTCACTTTCAACCTTTAGCCAAATTACTCAAGTCAAATATTGAGTGTGAGTAGTAGTTGTAAGGTACATTAGGGATTCTAATGTTTTATGAAGTCTCACTAAtacaaaaaacacatttaacCTCAGACACAAAATGAATTTAATCTCGGCTACATAAATAAGGTAACAAAGAGCTCATGAAAAGATATCACTTTATCCTTCGATTATTAAAAAACAGAGGGGTAAAGTTATGTGCACATGGGTTTGATCCCCATCAtctacatttttattatttttagaactAGATGGTGGACCTAATACTAACTCTCAATGTTTTATAAAACCAAGGTAATAGCTCAATGTTTTAacctcaattttaattaaaaacaaaggGGATACGATTTTTTTAGTACTGCCGTATGCACCTGTGTATTACAGAACCATATTATAAAATATAGAACCATATTTTGTAGAATCCTAAAACAAAAGCATTGTACATTTTTCCAAGTTCTCAAACAGAAGTATTGTGCCAAAATGCAAACCCAAAATGACACACGCTTTATAATTTTGcaacaaaactaaaacaaatgattAACCAACAAAAGCAATAACCAAAAATGGAATCTTTTGTAGGTTGTCCTACAGGATTGGTCACTTGTTGTTAAGCACCTATAATTTGAACAATATTTGAAACCAAATAGGATAATCAAAAACAACTTTAAATCTTTAGTACAAGGaataaaaaagaataattataaattactaAGTGATATAAAACATTTAGTTACTAGTTTTCCCATATCCCCTCTTTATGATCACGATGGATGACATGCACATCATCTGAATCATTTTCTTCAGATGAATGACATACATGTGTTGTAAAACAAGGGGCCTCATATCTAAAATCTTGATTTTCATAAATACTATCAAAAAGATATTTTCCTTGAAGAACAATTGATCATCTAGTATTAGAAGGATcattgatataaaaaaaattgtttttcttgGGATGCCATGATGAATGGTTCGTTCATATAAGTTACCTTTCAAAGATTAACCCGTGTGAATCCTAATTCATCGGTTTCTACACCATTGTTATTATCTATCTACTTGCACTTAAATCAAGGCACTTTAAAAGCAACATAGTCAATCTCCAAAATTTCCTCAATGCCCCCAAAGTACGCTCAAGATGCTAGTACAAGATTCTTATATTTGGAACTAGAAAAGTACATggattcatcttcaacaataacCCCTATTTTGTATGGTGCTATGATCATCCTTTGATTttgtatataataaaaatttagtaatatCTTATACACTCCAAGTAATTACATTACACTTTAGACATTCATGACAATCATTTAATTGTATCTAATGCGCTACTctctttaaaaacattttttcaaGCAATTCAGTGAAACTTCTACCCGTCCACCCACCACTTGCCTTAAGATTAAATAGTCTTAACAACAATCTTGTAAAACGTTTACATCCCAGATACAACGAATCTTCCATGTCTTTTGCAAAGTATCTACCACATTAGCTTTCTTAAAAGCATCTACTCCAATATCACAAATcatgtcttctagagtatcattcATAAAGTCACCATCTTCAACTGTATGTGATATATGTCTCTTTTTTGTCACTTCACCATGCTATACCCATTTCGTGTAATTTTGAATAGTTCCATTACAACCTAAAAGATTGAATATATCTTTCTTTGGATGTTTTTTTTTCGTATTTCGGTAATTTTTACAAGGACACCATAAAATCCCCTTATtgttaaaaaggtttttttgtcCTGTGAAATCAAGAAACTGTATCACTCAATTCTCATACTCTTTACTTAATCTATTGACTTTCATCAAACTACGATCTATAATCACATAAAgcttctgaaaataaaataaaaatagtacacAACCAACAAAAATAAAGCTTCATAATAAACAACAATAGAGTAAACCCTATATGTattaaaataacaacaacaacaacagtaatggagaacTTGTACATACTGAAAATGTGATGGAGACTAAAAGAAAAGTGTTGGTTCTTTCGTTCTTCCTTCCTTCTTGGAGAAGAATGACGTTCT
The Vicia villosa cultivar HV-30 ecotype Madison, WI linkage group LG6, Vvil1.0, whole genome shotgun sequence genome window above contains:
- the LOC131613503 gene encoding uncharacterized protein LOC131613503, producing the protein MSNLTKLDFGALDISGKNYLTWALDAQIHLSAEGHGDTIREGNKSSDQQKAKAMIFLRRHLHEDLKNGYLTVTDPHVLWKNLKDRYDHQKTVILPKARYEWMHLRLQDFKSVSDYNSAMFRITSKLLLCGEKVTDEDMLEKTFSTFHASNVLLQQQYREKGFIKYSDLISCLLVAEQNNELLMKNHEARPTGTTPFPEVNVARHDHYRKNRGRGRAYARGRGRGRNYAHGLGFDRGRNGNHKNTYFHPKWKNVEKNEKEGQSSKTNENICYRCGGKGHWSRTCRTPKHLVDLYQKSLKNKKEKIETHFANEDDDPDYGNMDVTHLGIGDFFADPDGKIDHLIGDGSVKK